The Exiguobacterium acetylicum genome includes a window with the following:
- the pruA gene encoding L-glutamate gamma-semialdehyde dehydrogenase translates to MIPYKHEPFTDFSQEANKKAFEEALALVTQELGKDYPLVIGGKHVTTEDKIVSVNPANKEEIVGRVSKATQEHAEEAMQAAVTAFETWKFVNPSVRADVLFKAANIIRKRKHEFSAYLVKEAGKPWNEADADTAEAIDFLEYYARQMLVLKDGKKVESRPGEYNRYDYIPLGVGVIISPWNFPLAIMAGTAVAAIVAGNPILLKPASTTPVVAAKFVEVMEQAGLPAGVLNFVPGSGAEVGDYLVDHPKTRFISFTGSRDVGLRINERASKLNEGQIWLKRVIAEMGGKDTMVIDESADLDYAADMITKAAFGFSGQKCSACSRVVALDSVYDELLEKVVANTNKLSIGNPTDVANNVGPVIDAAAFKKITSYFDVAKEEGRIVAGGTADDSTGFFVSPTVVADVQPKDRLMQEEIFGPVVAFTKAKDFKEAIAIANNTEYGLTGAVITQDRTNQEYARANFHVGNLYFNRGCTGAIVGYQPFGGFNMSGTDSKAGGPDYLTLHLQAKTTSEMF, encoded by the coding sequence ATGATTCCGTACAAACACGAACCATTCACGGACTTCTCACAAGAAGCAAACAAGAAAGCGTTCGAAGAGGCACTTGCACTCGTCACGCAAGAACTCGGCAAAGATTATCCGCTCGTCATCGGTGGAAAACATGTGACGACGGAAGATAAAATCGTCTCCGTCAATCCGGCTAACAAAGAAGAGATCGTCGGACGTGTCTCGAAAGCGACACAGGAACATGCGGAAGAAGCGATGCAAGCAGCAGTCACAGCCTTCGAAACATGGAAATTCGTCAATCCGTCTGTACGTGCGGACGTCCTATTCAAAGCAGCGAACATCATCCGTAAGCGGAAGCATGAGTTCTCTGCCTACCTCGTCAAAGAAGCAGGGAAGCCTTGGAACGAAGCCGATGCCGATACAGCAGAAGCAATCGACTTCCTCGAATACTACGCACGCCAGATGCTCGTCTTAAAAGACGGCAAAAAAGTCGAGAGTCGTCCAGGCGAATACAACCGTTACGACTACATTCCACTCGGTGTCGGTGTCATCATCTCACCATGGAACTTCCCACTCGCGATCATGGCTGGAACAGCAGTCGCAGCGATCGTGGCAGGGAACCCGATCCTCTTAAAACCAGCATCGACGACACCGGTCGTCGCAGCGAAATTCGTGGAAGTGATGGAGCAAGCAGGTCTTCCGGCTGGCGTCTTGAACTTCGTACCAGGTTCAGGAGCAGAAGTCGGTGACTACCTCGTCGACCATCCGAAAACACGTTTCATCAGCTTCACAGGATCACGTGATGTTGGTCTTCGCATCAACGAGCGGGCATCGAAATTGAACGAAGGTCAAATCTGGCTCAAACGCGTGATCGCGGAAATGGGCGGAAAAGACACGATGGTTATCGATGAGTCGGCTGATCTTGATTACGCAGCAGATATGATCACAAAAGCAGCGTTCGGCTTCTCAGGTCAAAAATGTTCAGCTTGTTCACGTGTCGTCGCACTCGATTCTGTCTATGACGAGTTGCTCGAAAAAGTCGTCGCGAACACGAACAAACTCAGCATCGGTAACCCGACGGATGTCGCAAACAATGTCGGACCGGTCATCGACGCAGCAGCATTCAAGAAAATCACGTCGTATTTCGACGTTGCAAAAGAAGAAGGGCGCATCGTCGCAGGTGGTACAGCGGATGATTCAACAGGATTCTTCGTCTCACCGACAGTCGTCGCTGACGTTCAACCAAAAGATCGTTTAATGCAAGAAGAAATCTTCGGACCAGTCGTTGCCTTCACGAAAGCGAAAGATTTCAAAGAAGCAATCGCCATCGCGAACAACACGGAATACGGCTTGACTGGTGCTGTCATCACGCAAGACCGGACGAATCAAGAGTACGCGCGTGCGAACTTCCACGTCGGTAACCTCTACTTCAACCGTGGTTGCACAGGTGCGATCGTTGGTTACCAACCATTCGGTGGATTCAACATGTCAGGTACG